One Siniperca chuatsi isolate FFG_IHB_CAS linkage group LG1, ASM2008510v1, whole genome shotgun sequence genomic window, aaaacacaatgcaaacGATGAGGAGTCAGTCGTATCTGAATCTTTATAAATCTAAGGGCAATATGAACATATAGACATTAGAGTAAGAAATGTATACCACACTTAGTTCCAGTGTTTTATTGGTTTgtgttcttctttcttttataacatatttttaaattgttacaaataaaaagtaacaaaaacaaaaaaacagccacaaatTGAGAGCAAACAGTATCAGTTATTGCATTATATTAGTGCTGTGAGTTAGAATATTTCATAATCCACTTCATCAGGTTTCAGTGCAGAGCCAAAGCTCACCTGATGATGATGTTTCGTTGCTGTCATCTCTCCATCCACAATTTTATCTAAATCTGGCgtttttcctctgtgttttctgtaaatattGTGGCACACTGGAAATTAGTAAGGCACACGCTTTTTGATGAATGTCTTTCTCTGCTTTGGTACTGTCACTTAGAAGAATTTGTCTTCTTCCAGGATGCCTAGCAACACAACTCTAATCATAGTCTACCTGTCGTCCAGTGCATTATCTGAATTTACTTAGTCATTCAACATGTGCCCCTTCAGACTGTCAAGACTGTAAAATCTGTGTATGTCAATGGAAGTGAGTCGTCATCTGTGGGGATTCTAGTCTTTGTAGGTTTAATGAGCTTAAGGTCTGTTCCAGCTTTAGACTTAAAGTTGGAAAGCACGGCTCCAGTGTTTTGAGCATGTTCCAGGTTTCTTCCTCTGCCCCAGCCGACCATACATCTCCGACTTCCTCATTATGAACTCTGCTGCCTCTCAGTCTTTCCTTTCTGtatgttgtgagtgtgtgtgtgtttgggctcTCATGTTGTACACAGTTCAGCTTGGCGACCACCAAAGTGACAGTGGAACTTTGACCCTGTTTTGGCTCCCTACAATCagctcttttcttttccctcggtcttctcattttccttttctctgccctccatctttctctcgCTCCCCAGTCACACAATAAAGTCTAGTGTTGTGGGTCAGGGACTGGAGAGCATGCTGGAAAATAGAATACATACTACATTATAACTTCCACATGTTCCTCGGTTTCTAAGGGCCCGTATGTGCTCTGGATTCACAGCTGCCTTAGTAGTTTCATTCTAATGTACATTTACACTCTGCCCATGTCTTGTTGTCTTTACTGTCCCTGCaggtctctcctcctctctgagcAATCCCTCAATTCAGGCGTCCCTCAACAACTGCCAGATGCAGTCGTCGCTCAGCAATCCCACCATCAACTCATCCCTGCGTATGTCCAACAACTCCCCTCGGCGACGGCCCACTCCCATCAGCCCCCTCACCCTGTCTCCTGGCACAGAGCAGCGGAGGGGTCTGGCCAAGCAGCTGTCTCCCACCATGTCCCCCTCACTGTCCCCCatcacacaggtacacacacctcACAACGAAGGTTTCATGTTCCCCTGATTACAAGAGGgactgtttgttttgtagtgCAGtagaataacaataaaaactaaaattcaTGTGTCTATAAAACTGAATAGTATGAGAAACATTAATAAGTTTTTGTATACTGTTTGTGCagatcaacaaaaataaattctggGGTGTTTTGTGTTGAACTTTTGTTATTTGTTGGGCATCTCCAGTGTCATTGCAGTTTGTACACTAAGAACCACTGCTGtcaaaaatactaaaactagAGCTAAAacttaaatctaaaaaaaaacattgccattGCAAAAAATACACTGGGGCCATTGTTTTTACCCCAGCGTTGATGGGGAATGTGTAGTTGAGTAATGACActataatcaaaataaataaacttgaagTCCCAACTCTTCATTAAGCTTGTAGTCAGTCTTTAGTGACTCCTGCTGGCTTTCTCTGTCCTGTCTAGGGAGTTGCTTTGGATACTTGCAACATGCCAAGAGAGCCGCCCCCACCCTATCCGCTCTACCAACAATCTCAGCATGCAGTGGACCAGGGCCGACaatgccagcagcagcagcagcagcagcagcagcaacaccaccaacaacaacaacaacaacaacaccaccaacagcagcagcaacaacaacaacagcagcagcaccaccaacagcagcagcaacaacaacaacagcaacagcagcaacaacagcagcagcagcagcaacaacaacagcagcaacaacaacaacaacaacaacaacaacagcagcagcagcaacctgTTTCCCCCCTTCAGAGCGTCCCAATGGATTTCAACTCGAGCCAAGTAAGTGCCATGAAGAGCATCTTTGTCAGGGTTTGTGTGCATGGACAGAAGGCtggctggcacacacacacacaatcatattTTGTGCAGTGTTTGTGGTGTTCTGTGCATGTGCATTGTTGATGTTCATAACTTGCTTTTGTCTCCCTGCAGAGCAGAAATTAGTGTGAGATTagattcaacatttttattaaccCACACTAAGTTCAGTAATCACATTTACTGTGTAGTTTGTTTTCCCTGCGAAATAGGCCTACACAACAGATTAAAATATTCTGCAAATGTTGTCCTTAGCTATAAATATAAAGGTCTGTAATGCCTCTGAAAATAAAGATGTTAATATCTTGATGGAACTGCTAGTTTCCATTCATGTTGGACATCATGTCATACTTCTTGAGTTCTAATCATTAACAGGTGTTCTAGCCAGTGAAGTGTGATAGGTAGAGAAataggtttttttgtgtgtatgtgtgactgcCAACTGGGCCACCCTCAGGGCtgcgattaatcgattatttgCTTAGTCTAtaatattgtgaaaaatgtccgtCACAATTCcaaagtccaaggtgacgttTCCAAATGTCtagttttgtccgaccaacagtccaaaacctagagatattcagtttacaattgagaaccagcaaatcctcacattggagaagctggaaccaataatgaatgatttaaaaaaattaattgattatcataATTTTTGCTGAATAATTTTCAATCGCATAATCAGCTAATCATCGCAGACAGCTTATTTTATTGCCTAACCAAGAATAAAGCCTGATCTACTCCACTTCACTGAACCACTGTTAAAAAGTTATTTACATCACACGTGTCATAGTTGATTTTAGAAACAAGAAAACTTGCAGACCATTTGCTTTCTTCCCACATTTGACAACAATGTGATGTTTTGGTACTCTTTTCTTCCCTGACAGCACAACATGGCAACACTCTTCAGCGACCCCTTCATGGAACCACAGTACTCCAATCGCCAGCGCAAGACCCTCCCTTATCAGGtacatgttaacacacacacacacacacacacacacacacacacacacacacacacacacacacacacacacagactaaagtATACACACTTTTAAGCACAAAGTATCTTTAGTCAGAATTCATCTCCTGCATCTCAACCAgtaaagaatcagaatcagctttactgCTGTGATCCATCaggaggggagtgtctgaaacagtttgtgtctagggtgggaggggtcagccacaatctttcctgcatgcctcagggtcctggatgCGTACAGgacctggagggaaggtagattgcagccaatgttcagctcccacttgaggtcctgggtgatgatggtgcccaggaagtggaaggactccacagtgtcaacTGGGGGAGTCACACAGGTGATGTGGGCAGGTTGTTAATAGTGTCTCAACAAGGAAAAAGACTTGTTGGCTGGTTTCTTTTCTCTGTAGTCCTGACTGTTGCATTTCCTTATCAGCACATAAGTAACAGCCAACAGATGCAGGAAATGTGGATGCAAATGTGTAATATTTGTAATCtgacaaatattacaaaataaaagtataattgGATAATCACTGCTGCAAAATAAACCCTGACAGGGTCATCGAGAACCCTGACTTAAAGCAGAATCTACTCGtaacacagacatacatgttttattcaaacaagttaaaacaacataatttcTTTAACCAAGAAATTATTAGGAATTTTGCAGTTTTACAGGAGAAAtggcattcatttttaattttttttgcccTGCAAGGTTAGTTTATCAGCAGTGTCCAAATCTTATTAATGGATATTCATGAAATCTGGCTCACACAATAACTAGTAATTCAGTTTTTGTCAGACCACAGAACTGAACAGAATATGTCATTGTTATCAGTTGTAGTGTTAACTATGCACTGTAAAACATGTGAAGACATCACAAAGAATTAGGTTGCCAGGATGAACACAACAACAACTCTGCTCACTGAttctttgcattttctttcGTTTGCTATTTTCCCTCCACCATCTGCTGGCTAGTTGGACCAGTTCACTTTGTTGGAAAACGCGATGAGCTCCACAGCGGGGGGTTCTTGCTTCgacccttcctcctcttcctccttgctCTACTACTCCCAGGCTGCCCTCTCAGGGCTGGGTGGCAGCCATGGCAGCCTGCAGGACCCAATGCACATGAGGTCCAACATGCTGTACTCCAACTGCAGCGGAGGACTGCCCAACATCATACTCACTGGTAAGTCTAACGGGTcggttgtttgttttggtgtccATCACCATAGGTGCATCCTGGGCAAGAGGATTTCAGTGATTGTGGTTGGTTTTTTTAATAGAAACCAActgaatatataatataaaagaaaacggacacaaaacatcaaacaaaatcaaattatATACTGTAACTCCCAATGGCAATAATTATCCGTTTGcctatttaaagctgcattcattgatttttagccactagggggcagaaaaaTCTctaaacaagctgacagacacacagccctgacGTATTATTACCTTAAATTTTTGTTTGTCGTTTGGTGCTGGCCAGGTAGAGGTAAGTACAGTGGGTGTATCAAttcttaataataaaaacaaaacctgctgctgctgagaacaagcagggatgtgatttttccaGCTTAATCTGGAATTCCGGATTTcctgtaatgtgaaaaactacctgtgtttcttttaaataaatattgtaaatgtctaaaattgtgtgaaaatgcacagtttttagtcaaataacatcaGATTTTCTTGGTGGAGGACCCCACGGCCACACAACATCAATGCAGCTTTGTTgtaaagatatatttttttatggttatgatGAAAGACAAGGGAAAATGGCTTCTTTTGGCTGATTCTACATACAAATCACTAAAGGCGTTCTGCAGTTGTTTGCAGTAAAAGCTTCAATTCTCTCCAGACAGATGATAATTATTCCTtgaattttcattgttattgcTATAAGCATCTGTTTTTCAGGAATCGAGCATTGTAGGTTGACATTTCTCACAGGAGGATAATGAACACACCTGCATGAAGTTGCTGACTTGTGTCTGTGCTGCCTTGGGCCCCAACTTTGTTTTGGCTGCAAGTGCTGATATTTGGGTCTAACAATGGCTGAACAGATACAACAGTCTTAAAGGGAGGAGAGTCTGcgatgtatttttaaaaaatgagccGTCATGACTAATGATGAGGGCAGTGAGACTGTTAGCTATAGCAAGAGGAAGTGTTTTCCAGACTGAAGGAAACATTCACCCACCatcatctgtttctctctcccagATGACTCCAACCCCAGTCTGTCAAAGGACATCAGCAGTGCACTCTCTACGGTGCCTGAATGTTTTGACTCAGAGGGAGGCTTCCCCTTGGAGGACGAGCTGCGTATCGAGCCCCTCAGCCTGGATGgtctgagcatgctcagtgaTCCCGACATGGTGCTGCCGGACCCATCTGTGGAGGATACTTTCCGCAGTGACAGACTCTGAACATAGAGAGCGTCACAGGCTTCAAGAAAGTGAACGCACACACGGATTTGCAGTGTACAGAGTGTACATATCTGAATATATGCATGCAAACAATCTCTGTAGGGCCACTGCGCATGCATCCACTGCCACTAAGATTAAATGTGAAAGACATAACACCATGTGCAcgatcatacacacacactttttaagGAGACTTGTGAACAAACACTGTTTACACCTGCTTCATGCAAAGTCCAGCTCTGagtctgctcctcctccagacCGCTTCTCCCCCTCGAACCAAAAAGACTTAGACGAGCATGTGAGACGACCCTGCGAGGAGCCGAAAACCTCCCGCTTCTTTCTCTCATCACCAGCTTACAGCCCCCCTGAAGCCATGGCAACCTCATCGCCATGGTTACACACCATAGCAACCCCATCGCCATGCTGAAGAGCAGCAGAAATGCCAACACACAATTTACTTTTCTTACAGCTCCAGTAAATGAGGGAATGGGAGTCCAGGGCTGTTCTGTAGTTACTGTTCACAGCTGGAGCAGTGGCATGTCGGTGGTGAAACATCTGGCAGCCCAGTTTTCTTCAGGTGAAGTAAAAAACAGCTGTGCCGTGGCTACTTCAGGCTGTTGAACAATCGTAGAAATGAAGACTAGAGGAGcttatgttttaaatgtatttctttacaAATGGTATCAGATTATTTTTGAGATGTttgccacagagagagagagagagagagatatgccTCAATTTCAGCCTGATTAGAATGTATTTTCAAACTAGAAACAAAAAGGGCAAACTGTTTACAAAGATGAGATTTTAATAAGTAAATATTACTTAAGAGAGTACAGATTTTTGAATTTCTAATCAAGAAATAAAATTCTAAGATGTATTGAATAGATGCTATATTTTTCCTTGTAATTTGGATGGATATCCCCCCCTCTCCTCGCTCACAGATGAGTCAGCTGTGATTTCCTTTGGCAGAACTCTCACAGCACTGGGACGGCGTCACaatccctttttaaaaaggagcttCACATCTTTAGTTGCTTTTGAAAATACTTCTATGTACATTCATtgcatatgttttattttacattttgtactgACTTGTAATGGCgcttgtactgtactttaaaTCTTGTTGTGAATAAGGGCATGCGCCGTGCTACTGTGGATTGATTATGTCCTGAATATCTTTTTGCATCCAGCTTTCTGTCCTCGTGTTACAGCAGTACAGTAACCCCCCTCTGTGGCTGAACAGTCAAAGTGACTCATTCAGAGAGCAGACTGTAATCATGTGGACATCGGACATCATGTAACATTGCACTTAACCTCTTTTGCACTAATTGGTTCACAGTGTGTAGACTAATATTTTTACACCTggtaagagtttttttttttttttttttttttaacctgatAACCCAAAGAAGTTGAATGAATCCATTATTAAGAAAAGTGAGACTTTATGtgactatctatctatctatctttatatataaatagtcactgcacatacacacatttaaaaacaccagCAATGGGTGGTTAATTTTGATATGATGTGAGAAATTTTATTTTCTGGGCTTTGGTCCTACAGTGATGTTTTTGTAAAGAGCGCATATTTACAGGTGATTATGTAATAACTCGGCCTTTTAGGGCATGGAGTGCCCCCTACTGTCTCTTTTTAATAAAGTCAAAGAGCTATTTTTAATATTGCTTCTGAAAAGCAAATTTCTTACTTTGCTCCTTTAGCTATGCAACTTTTTTGAATAAAGTGAAACCTGTTGAACAGGTACAACGTGTACATTATGCAGTGTAACATGGCTTGCAGGTTAATTTTGTTATGTTCACAATGTGGGGGATCAAATTTGCTAGAAATCACAATATTACATGTGTCCAGTGTCCACAGTGTGTGTTGGCTCTCAGTCAATTAGATGAGTGTCTGCTCCTGCAGGATTTGCATCTAACTGATCAACAGTCAGAGAACAAGAGCATTTGTAGTGAATGATTTTAAAGGAACTCGTGCAACATTTTGGATTGCAGGCAAAATGGTGCATGgcactgtttgtgtttatttttgtgttttacttttcagtCAGAAGATGTCATACCTGCACTGTGTGGACTGTGCGTTCTTTCTGAGAGTATGAAAGAGACTCGTTGTGATTATTTGTCAAATACAAAATGAAGAGGGGTGTTGGGGCTATCGTGATGTTGTTTTATAAGAGTTTATATTCAGTTTCAGCTATTATACATGTTTACCTGCTCTCTCGTTAACTCTGtaaaacagtgtgtgagtgatGGAGCCACTTTGCAGTTGAATTTTCCTTTgtttataatgttttgttttgtctgttccTCCTTCTGTCCCAGCCTGTTTCCTGCTGTCTAAACGCCTGCCTTCTGCTGCCTtactttgttgtattttgacTTTTCATATTCCAGCAGTAATCTGTAACAGCTAGTAATAACTTCCCTTTAGCTTTAGCTTTGTTTGGTACTAACTGCCCATAGTTCTTTTCTGTCACTTAGTCTCACTGTttcgtttgtttgtttttgtggtgtCTTACTTTTTTAGTTGCatattaaaatgtacagttCTGTTATTTAAAGAATGTCTTTTCCACTAGTGTTACTACTTTTTTGTAATGtcatttgagtttgtttttccCCAAGATATAACATTTTCTTGGTTTGTAACGTATGTTATAGTGCTTATCTTCCTGatttaatataaacaataaaactctATACTGTGTATTAGGTCTAAAGGTTCTGTTGTCTTCAGATGTCACAGATGTGGTTGTTGTTCCtgccagtagatggcagcagTGTAGTGTATTCATATCCCACAAACACACCATCCCTGTGTTGAGtttggaaaaaatataaaaatacgtTGTTTAGAGAGCTTTCTACCCTTTCTGTATGCTACCACGTTCTTTTAAAACAAAGGCAGCTTTTTCTTtgcttcattttctttttggtgAGAAGCTCAGAAAACAGCTCTTGTCTGTTTGGTTTCATTGATTAGACAGACAActgctttattttttaaccaAGCTAACAGACCATCAGTTTAGGAAGAGGCTCTGAGCCAGAGGTGATTTAGAATCTAATTAAGTTCAGCACATGAAATAATCTTTTCCTTCATGTCTTCCTTCTGTAATTTGGCATCCGTCGTCTGCCAACACTCGCTGAACTACATCATCAGTCTTTCCAAGTGTcttcacttttaaaatgtagatttttactTTTCGAGATGGCTTTGTGGTGTGGTTCATGTATCTGTTccaaaaagacaacattttggAGAAATATCTGGACTTCCTTTAGAAAATTCCcttcaagttttgttttttggccttCTCTTAAGTGAAACATCACTGACCCTGTTTTTATACAAAGTAGACAAGTATGCTTTTTCTTGGTATTCCAGCTGTTTCCACCTCATCAAAGGCCACCAGAAATTTCTTTCAGGTGAAATTGATGGCAGTAATACTCAGTGTTTATTTGCCAAGATCCCAATTGGAGTCAGATGGTAACAATTTGAAGATGGTCTCTACCTTCCTACCAGCCTGCAGAGACCATTAACTGTGAGATTAAATGATGGAGGATAAAATTCACTaccaaattccctctttgtgtttccccgAACAGTGATTCCTTGTAAGCTGCAGTGGGGGGGACAGTAAGACTAAAAGTACTGTAACTTTGATAGATAGCCACTTGATTTGTTTAACTCAGattgctgaagcctcatattagcttcagctaaaCTTGAGGACATTGTTTTACACCGAACAaagtggattttgtcccccatctcttaTATTGGAATCGTGTTAAGAAAGGATCTCATTGTGGCCAGTATGCACAGGaagaacaattacagcaaccaaaaattgtttctgtttacagtttaagactttggagcggcctagtcaaagtcctgacctgaatcctattgagatgctgtggcgtgaccttaaaaaggcagttcatgctcgaaaaccctccaatgtggctgaattacaacaattctgcaaagatgagtgggccaagattcctccacagcgctgtaaaagactcactgcaagttatcgcaaacgcttgatagcagttgttgctgctaagggtggagcaaccagttattaggtttagggggcaatcactttttcacacagggccatgtaggtttggattttgaaataacaatcttcatttaaaaactgcattttgtgtttacttgtgttatctttgactaatatttaaatttgtttgataatttgaaacatttaagtgtgcaaaaaaaaaaaaaataaatcaggaagggggcaaacacttttgcacaccactgtacatatagAGTGTGTGAGGACTGTATAGTCTGGCAAATGGACAATGTGCTCCTGGAAATCAGCCAAACCTCATGCATAGAATGCAATCTGGGAGTGAGTtcccaaaacaacacacacacagagcaagggAGCTGAACAGATAATCACAGTCATCAGTCAGAGAGCTGGAGTCGGTCCAGGTCAGGGCAGGTCAGGATGCCAGCCTGAAATTCCTCTGAggatgatgtttgtgtgtgtgtgtgtgtgtgtgtgtgtgtgtgtgtgtgtgtgtaccgtcCAGCTGGTGAGAACCTGAAGGAGCACTGAGCTGCTGGCTGAAAGTAATTAATGAAGTAGGTTAAGCCACTGACAGGCTAACTGTGTAGCAGCAAActgcttttattgtatttaacttttatttaagtcTGTTAAGAACAAATTTTGACTCAGAGTGATGACCTTTTCATACAAAATCATGGATATAAGGATATAATCACTCCTAAGTTGAGTGACAGGTCTTTTAGTACATAGATGAAAACTAGTGAACATGTGAATTTAACTTAAAGTCCACTTTTGCCCAaactttcaactgcatctctcAGTCTTCGTCAGTGGAAGGGGGTTTGCTCTGCAGTCAAAACTCCttaaattattcatattttcagatgctgtaaaaggtttgtttacatcagttaTTTATGTGAAACCAGGTctgtattttcatcattttataatCAGATCAGAAACTACCAAACTGCTGTCTTtccatttaaaggtccagtgtgtaggttTTAgcggcatctagcggtgaaattgcagtttgcaaccaactgaatagcgctcgcatcaccctccccttccaagtgtgtaggagaaacaacggtggccgtgaaactcgaAACGCGAAAGTCTTtagtttgtccattctgggctactgtagaagcATGGCGGTGCAATATGGCGGCCtgactgtacactacctgcccagcaccaaacagcagacacacaaagttagcgactagctgctGGAGAAAATGACTCcagatgaatgctaatgttgctctgtgtctgcgtAAATATGCGATTCTTTTGCCAACACATTCAACATATGAACTTAATAAAGTAATCATTTACGAGTGCTAGGTTTTCAGCTTCTTCTGCTGCCACAAagtcaattaatgcagctttaaagtcaaACTCCTCAGTTATATGTGTGAATCAATGTATATGTAattgattaaaagaaaacacaaaaatacattctaaatACAAATTTAGAAATATGAAAGTAAACATGGTTTGTGAGGTGTTGATCAAAGAGATGTCTTTGATTTTGCTGTATTGCTGTCTGTGTGGCTGGCACGCCACATTTCAACagattttattcattctttttattttttatttcatttttctaaACCCTCTAAGCATCAAAATACTTATACGCTAAATTTTCTTTGAAGAGCAGACAGTTCTGTAATCTCTTTTCGCCACCTTCTGCAGTGATAAATGTGTAGTTGCCAGCATGTTAGTGTCTCACATCCTCACACTGTTCCATGAATCAGGGGGGGCAGCTGTACATCGACCCTGACCTCTACAGAGTCCTGAGGGTGGGCTTTCCTCGTGTCATCTCTTGAAGACTAGAAGACAAGAAGTTAGAATccttttttagatttattttgattatattaAACCCCATTTttatagccattcaatgtatttgcCTTCTGTAATTGCCTCTTTATAcggtagttttcattgttactgGCAGCGTTCACCTTTCCCTCTGGATTTAAACTGCATCCCCACACACAAGGGATTTTGATCATGTGTTCGGTGATGCCTCGTCGCCTCCGTCTTCTTCTCTTGCATTTATGACATAACTGCTCAAAGCTTGTTTGCTGCCCTTGTGATTAGTAATTTTGAATGAAACTCTTAAAATGTGCTCGCCACAACCACAGCTGTTCCCAAATCACCAATCTTCAAATTCCCTCCCTGTGTTTTTATCCAgcattctttcttgttttttcatttgcttgCAGTTAACTGTTCTCATGTCCTTGttcttttactgttttcaaTCAGAAGCATCCTTGACTTTCACTGCCCCGACTCTGTGTTTTTACCACGTTTTGCTGATATTTATTCCCTCCTGCTGTTTGTCAGCTAATTCCACCCAGACCCcacagagaaaaactgtaagtTGCGAACGAAAATGTCTCCAGATTGGCTTTTTTCAGGTGGTTGTAATATTGATAAAAGAGgagacagaaatgtgttttgaacaCTTTGTCCAGTTTTCATTTAAAGGTTGGGCAGATTTCAAAAAGTGCTGGCATGGAATGAAAGTCAGGGAACGGCCCACACGTTCTGATGGACTAAGTGCTTATTCAGTGCAGAATAAAAGACTCACAACAGAGCTGCTTGACTCTGTTTTGCTGTTTGGGacacaaaacatacagtgaAGTCATTTACTACTCTCTTCTGGCATcaattgtatgtgtgtgtgagagagagagagagagagagagagagaagaaaatccATGTGTAATTCCATTTTGAGGCTTAAATGCTGCTAAGCctcagcacatactgtatacagagCTAAACAAATACGAAAATATAGCTTTTATATTTTGCCATGTTTTTTGAAAACCTAGTGTTTAAAAGAAATCCATTAAAGGCAAAGTCCAAGAGTCATGAATAAACACCCGTTTCCAATAACCCGACTGCCCCCATCTCCAGTCCGCTACACATCTTGGGCAATAAAAAAATAGTCTCTTCGCTGCCCCTTGTGGCCGAAGGGGAAAACTGCGTAaatcatgattttattttttcaattggCCACAGGGGGCAGCAGTGAGCCCATTCCTTCAGAAAGAGGGGAAGAAGATACCACACTTCTACAAGCCTCACAATCGTACATTACAATCATTTGGCAGACACTTTGACCAAAGGCAGTTACAGTTttttcacccacacacacacagtttgggcagtttggggttcagtgttttgctcaaggacactttgacatgtggacaggaggagcttgGGATCAAACCACTAACCCAAATGGTCGACCCACTCTGCCACCTGAGCTACGGCCACCCACTCAAACAATTTGTTTACAAGAGAAACGGCCTCACGGATAAAGACTAAAGGGTAACACACAGCGGCGTGTGACCTGTGTCAAAATACTTGCACCCGTTGTTTTCTACTAAGGCTGCACCGCTGTCTTGACAGGCGTCCTTGGGGATTGACATGTTTAAACTTGTCAGCATATGTCACCCAGTGTTGACATGTGTCAACTCTCCAGAAAAGCTCCCTGGATTGGCACATCACGGCTGCTGTACCCGTCTGTACGATGCATCCGGTGTGCGCTAC contains:
- the crtc3 gene encoding CREB-regulated transcription coactivator 3 isoform X3, with the translated sequence MSGSPGTGGSNPRKFSEKIALHNQKQAEETRAFEQLMTDLTVSRVQFQKIQQLRLSQSRAQYYGGSLPNVNQIGNTSTEFQGGFPSGLDSVRGTRHHGLVERVHRDRNRINSPHRRPIDKHGRQLESSPYGAVYLSPPLDNNWRRTNSDSALHTSAMNPNPQDPFGMNQQMGRGPPQRNGSHAASVNEADVDGSGNVFSFPSLPNDESLIGVSKPLPKQLWEAKKVQSLASRPKSCEVPGINIFPSPEQNPGLSHYQGLLNTGGSLPDLTNLHFPSPLSTPLDPEDNGGYPNLSGGSSTGNLPAAMMHLGIGNSQGLSSSLSNPSIQASLNNCQMQSSLSNPTINSSLRMSNNSPRRRPTPISPLTLSPGTEQRRGLAKQLSPTMSPSLSPITQGVALDTCNMPREPPPPYPLYQQSQHAVDQGRQCQQQQQQQQQQHHQQQQQQQHHQQQQQQQQQQQHHQQQQQQQQQQQQQQQQQQQQQQQQQQQQQQQQQQQQQQPVSPLQSVPMDFNSSQHNMATLFSDPFMEPQYSNRQRKTLPYQLDQFTLLENAMSSTAGGSCFDPSSSSSLLYYSQAALSGLGGSHGSLQDPMHMRSNMLYSNCSGGLPNIILTDDSNPSLSKDISSALSTVPECFDSEGGFPLEDELRIEPLSLDGLSMLSDPDMVLPDPSVEDTFRSDRL